The genomic DNA TTCCGCCAACGGATTCAAGGTCGCAAATAACGGTCTTACGCATAAAAAAGGTTCTCTCGCCACCCATTACAACGCGGTGAGCGACGCCAACGGCAAGAAAGTCGCGGTCAAGAGCAACAAACTCGGCGTAGTGGAGCGCGAATACAAGTACAACAGCACCACGAGCCTGTTCTTTATTTCTTCCTCTTCCAACTCTTCGCTCGACGCGAATTACTGCACGTTCGGCTATCTGGCGGATTCCAAAAACGAGGATAAATTCCAGGAATTGCTGGACGCGATCAAGGATTTCATTGCGGACAAGACGGAAGCGGATTCGGAATACTCCTTTACCGAAGAACAGGATTACGACATCGAAGGCAACGAATATACGGGACAGACGGAAGTGAAATACAACGTTCCCAAAGAAGAGGGCCGCATCACGATCAAGAAAGTGGAAGTCCTCAAATATTAAAAAGAATATAGAAAAACACCCGACTTCGGTCGGGTGTTTTATTTTTCGAAATTATTTGCGGTTGCGCCCCGTGAGCATGATCACGTAAACGAGGAATCTTATAAAGTACAAAAGAGATACCAAAGACGACGCAACGTAAGTCATCGCCGCGGCTGAAAGCACTTTCGAGGCGCCGCGCTTTTCCTCGTCCGTCTGCAATACGCCCGTTTCGGCGAGCATTTTTTTGGCGCGGGAGGAGGCGTTCAGTTCCACGGGCAGGGTGACGAGTGTGAAAATAAAGGACAACCCGTAAGCGCATACGCCCGCAAACACGATGATATTGCCGATGGAAGTGGCGAGGAATATTTCCAGCAACACGCCCAGAAGCACGAGAGGGATCGCCAGCGACGAGCCGATGTTTGTCACGGGTACGAGCACCGAACGCAGTTTGTAGGGGATGTAACCCTCTTCCCGCTGCACCACGTGCCCGACTTCGTGGGCGCAAACCGCGACTGCCGCCACGGAATTGGAGGAATAGGTGCTCTCGGAAAGCGTGATGGTCATGGCGCGCGGATTGAAGTTATCGGTCAGATGCCCTTTCCCCGCCTGTACGGCGACGCCGTATATCCCGTTCTTTTCCAGAAGCATACGGGCCGTGTCGCTGCCCGTCCAATTGGAACTCGTCGGCAGCCTGTCGAACGCGGCAAAGGTGGAATGCACTTTGCTGCTCGCGACGACGGAAATCAGAATACAGGGCAAAACGATGACCGCGCTGATCAGATACATGGTATAGATATCCAGAAACATAATGGTCTCCTTAGGTTCCGTTTGATTCTATTATACCACGCCGCGCGGCTTTTATCAAGAAATTCTCAGCCTTCCACGGGGCAGATGTTCGAGATCAGACCGCCTTGCATCTGCACCTCGAAAAAGCGCACTTCGAAGAGGTTTGCCGAACGCGGATACACCAACCCCGCGGCGTTCTTGCCGGGGTGTTGTAAATCGAACAGTTCGGGCGGCGCCGAAACGCCCGCAAAGGCGCCGAGATAATCCGCCAGTTCCGCCGCACGCGGTTTCAGTGCGTCGCCCAGGTATTGGGAAGGGTCTCCGCGCACGAGCACTTCGTTGAAAAACAATAGGGGAACGAGCGCGGGATTGGTTTCGGCAAGGTCGAACGTTTTTTGCGCGGTCACGGAATATCGGCGCATGACGAACGCGCCGTTCGAAAACGCCCACTCCGTTTCCGCCACGTGTCCGGCGGGATCGTGATAGGCGATCTTCGTTTTAAGGCAGTCGGTAAAGGAATATTCCAGCACGCGGCTCACGAATGTCTTTTCGGGCGTACCCGAAAAGACGATCAGTTCGGTTTCCCCGTCGGCGGGCGCGCTCGCGCAGAAAAAGACTTCCCCGCCCAATTTTTGCGAGGAAAGTTCGCAGTCTTCGAATTCGCGCGGCAGCACGGTCAGCGCGAATTTGTTTTGGCGCTCGACGGAAAGTTTGAGGTCCCCTTCGCTGTACAGCGTCAGTAGCGCATCGTCCATGCGTTCCTGCCGCAAAACTTTCAATTCGCGCGCGCGGGCGGGAAAGGCGGTCACCTGCACGATCGCCCCGCCCTCGAACACGTATACGTCGCAAAAGTCGGGCGGAGCCTTGAAAAAATTCTCGTCCAGCACGCACGATAGCGGATAAAAATCGCCGCTTTCGGGCAGGATCTCCGCGAAAATGCGGTCGGCGGGCGAAAGGTCGGTAAATTTTTCGAAATTTCCGATAAACCCGAGAAAAATTCCGTTGAGTTTGAGCGCTGCGCTCTTCGCGCTCATAAAATATACTCTCATGGTTATAAAAGTATGTATAAGCCTCATTTTTTATGTCAATAATGGGATAAAATCAATTTTAAGGAGGCTTAACGATGGATAAGATCAACGGATACAGCGCGCAGGAAGCCGAAGGGCTGGTCGAATATATTTCCGAAGGGAAAAAGGCGGGCAAGACGCTCACCTCTCTCTTTTCGAGTTACGGCAGCCGCCACGGCCGCGCCTCGGGCAGCGTACGCAATTACTACTACCAACTGTTGAAGACCAAGGACGAAAAGGCGAAGCGCATTCTGCGCGGCAAGGGGCTGAAAGCGGAAAAGATCAAAGAATTTTCCGATCGGGAAACGGACGAAATGCTCAAAAATATTCTTGCAGAACGAAGCAAGGGCGTTTCGGTGCGCCGCGCCATTCAGAAGATCGCGGACGGCGACGACCGCCTGATGCTCCGCTATCAGAACAAGTACCGCAATATGCTCAAAAAGCAGCCCGAACGCATCGAAGAAACGGCGAAAAACATGGGACTGGAAAACGTTGTGGTGCAGAAAAACGGGCAGGGACGGGGCAAAGATTTTCTCGAACGGCGTCTGGAAAAGGAGATCAACGAACTGTACGACCGCCTCGCGCTCTCTTTGAAAAACGAAAACGAACGGCTCAAAGAGACGCTCAGGCAACTCAACGAGGAAAACGAACTCTTGCGCCGCGCCGCGCGCGCGCAGTCGGAAAACAAGCACGCGTAACGGCATAAATTCTTTCATAATGCACATACTCGGCATAGAGCGAAAGCTTATCCGGAGGAAAAACAAATGGAAAAATTTATTGCTGGTCTTGCCCTCGGCATGATCGGCGGCGCGCTGATCGTTGCCAACAGCAACCGCACGCGTTCGCTGGTCAAGAAGGGCCAGGACGAAATGATTTCGAGAGTGGACGCCTACATCGACGAAAAACTCGAAAACATGGAAAACGCGGTCTCCAAGCAGGGCGCGGGCAAAGCGAAATCGGGTGAGAAGAAATCCGATAAGGAATGAGTGTGATGTAAGGCGGCGCGATCAAGCGTCGCCTTACACCATATTTCACCAAAATATTTAAATAAAACTGTGGACGCGCTCGGGGTAATGTGTTATAATGGGTTCGATCGAATGCCCGAAACCGTGCGCATTCGGATTTTTACGCATAAAAATACCTGCGACGAGGAAATATGGAAAAGAGGATCATTGCTTTCGATATCGGAGATAAACGCGTGGGCGTCGCCGTGAGCGATCCGTTCAACACGTTCGCCCTGCCCGCGAGCACTTTTTTCCGTACGAAAAACGC from Candidatus Borkfalkia ceftriaxoniphila includes the following:
- a CDS encoding peptidylprolyl isomerase is translated as MAQSLGKKVARIFSVLVAALLICSAAFLFTACETDHPKIKMTIEFNDKSYELTYKLYRNMYPKTVAHYLELIDMDFYDNTVIHDYSTSSSDGKGQGFYGGGYYMQEDNADRMAELDYEKATMTNDSVTLKNISVWKDTAQNEPLNTLYGEFSANGFKVANNGLTHKKGSLATHYNAVSDANGKKVAVKSNKLGVVEREYKYNSTTSLFFISSSSNSSLDANYCTFGYLADSKNEDKFQELLDAIKDFIADKTEADSEYSFTEEQDYDIEGNEYTGQTEVKYNVPKEEGRITIKKVEVLKY
- a CDS encoding zinc metallopeptidase; this translates as MFLDIYTMYLISAVIVLPCILISVVASSKVHSTFAAFDRLPTSSNWTGSDTARMLLEKNGIYGVAVQAGKGHLTDNFNPRAMTITLSESTYSSNSVAAVAVCAHEVGHVVQREEGYIPYKLRSVLVPVTNIGSSLAIPLVLLGVLLEIFLATSIGNIIVFAGVCAYGLSFIFTLVTLPVELNASSRAKKMLAETGVLQTDEEKRGASKVLSAAAMTYVASSLVSLLYFIRFLVYVIMLTGRNRK